The following coding sequences are from one Clostridioides difficile ATCC 9689 = DSM 1296 window:
- a CDS encoding MgtC/SapB family protein, with protein MNHHILIQFEYIARIITAGFCGALIGYERKNRLKEAGIRTHFIVALASALIIIVSKYGFNDIVGTPGIGLDPARVAAQVVSGIGFLGAGLIFIRNQSVSGLTTAAGIWATAGTGLAIGSGLYLVGIVSSIIIVIVQITLHRDRKWMKLPTAEQVSLKISNSTDSIEYIEGKFKKSNIEIINMNIKRLDGDWLEVVIYTKLPKGYKKTNLLKLFSDNPLIETLEI; from the coding sequence ATGAACCATCATATATTGATTCAATTTGAATATATAGCAAGAATCATTACTGCTGGTTTCTGTGGGGCTTTAATTGGATATGAGAGAAAGAATAGACTAAAAGAAGCTGGAATACGCACTCATTTTATAGTGGCATTAGCTTCAGCACTTATAATCATTGTTTCCAAGTATGGATTTAATGATATAGTGGGTACTCCAGGTATTGGTCTAGACCCAGCCCGCGTTGCAGCACAAGTTGTCAGTGGTATAGGTTTTTTAGGTGCTGGATTAATATTTATTAGAAATCAATCAGTAAGTGGTCTTACTACAGCTGCTGGTATATGGGCAACAGCCGGTACAGGTCTTGCCATTGGCTCTGGATTATACTTAGTTGGTATTGTTTCAAGTATCATTATTGTTATTGTACAGATAACACTTCATAGAGATAGGAAATGGATGAAACTCCCTACAGCAGAGCAAGTTTCTCTTAAAATTTCTAACAGCACTGATTCCATAGAATATATTGAAGGTAAATTTAAAAAATCTAATATTGAAATTATAAACATGAATATTAAACGCCTTGATGGGGATTGGTTAGAAGTAGTTATATATACTAAGTTACCTAAAGGATATAAAAAAACAAATTTATTAAAATTATTTAGCGATAATCCTCTTATAGAAACTTTAGAAATATAA
- a CDS encoding cysteine hydrolase family protein, protein MSIALILIDIQNDYFKNGKCELFQSEETAENAKKILLFFRKNNLPVIHIQHISTDKTASFFLPNTHGSEINKIVFPLDNEEIIIKHTPDSFFETDLQSILEKKNITNLVICGMMSHMCIDTSVRTAKKLRYDITLISDACTTKNLSWNNIEINANTVHQVFMASLQNSFADVKNTDKFLSNYHK, encoded by the coding sequence ATGTCTATAGCTTTAATATTGATTGATATTCAAAATGATTATTTTAAAAATGGAAAATGTGAATTATTTCAATCAGAAGAAACTGCTGAAAATGCTAAAAAAATACTACTGTTTTTTAGAAAAAACAATTTACCAGTTATTCATATACAGCATATATCAACAGATAAAACAGCTTCTTTTTTTCTTCCTAATACTCATGGTTCAGAAATAAATAAAATTGTTTTTCCACTAGATAATGAAGAAATTATAATTAAACACACACCAGATAGTTTCTTTGAAACAGATTTGCAAAGTATCCTTGAGAAAAAAAATATTACTAATCTAGTAATCTGTGGAATGATGAGCCATATGTGTATTGATACAAGTGTAAGAACAGCAAAGAAACTTCGATACGACATAACTCTAATAAGCGATGCATGTACAACGAAGAATTTATCTTGGAATAATATAGAAATTAATGCAAATACTGTACATCAAGTATTCATGGCATCACTACAGAACAGTTTTGCAGATGTAAAAAACACAGATAAATTTTTATCTAACTATCACAAATAA
- a CDS encoding winged helix-turn-helix transcriptional regulator, which produces MKIRAEYTCPLEIVHDIIKGKWKTILIFELRQSNKTFSELQHNIYGINQKMLIQQLKELRDFGIIDKISSAGYPLHVEYFLTNRGKKMLKAVEIMQEIGIEYMLEHGQQEILDNKGICYNK; this is translated from the coding sequence ATGAAAATAAGAGCTGAATATACATGTCCTCTTGAAATTGTACATGACATAATCAAAGGAAAATGGAAAACTATCCTTATATTTGAATTAAGACAATCTAATAAAACATTTTCTGAATTGCAACATAATATTTATGGAATAAATCAAAAAATGTTGATTCAACAATTAAAAGAGTTACGTGATTTTGGGATTATTGATAAAATAAGTTCTGCTGGATATCCATTACATGTTGAATATTTTCTTACTAATCGTGGTAAAAAAATGTTAAAAGCAGTGGAAATAATGCAAGAAATAGGAATCGAATATATGCTTGAACATGGTCAACAAGAAATTCTAGATAATAAAGGAATTTGCTACAATAAGTAA
- a CDS encoding GNAT family N-acetyltransferase translates to MIVKIDNTLEKEFWQYVSHEESLNLFIIGYVENYGFSSQYQDIWSQVEDGNITSIILKNKSTLIIYSFKNNFNIGEMKNHIKDLDVESISGKKCVIDRLISKYKDFYEKLDNKFCVLKEIKEIDFSNMKEYKIENAQEKDIDEIGKLLNRSDYKVSKNYIEERKEHLKEGNVRAYFIRNDDTMISTVSTGMETSFLAMVVSVSTDKRYRGKGLASYMVYNLSKELLLEGKVPCLFYNNDVAGKIYHNIGYKEINEWTILFK, encoded by the coding sequence TTGATTGTAAAAATAGATAATACTTTAGAAAAAGAATTTTGGCAATATGTATCACATGAAGAAAGTCTAAATTTATTCATAATTGGATACGTTGAGAATTATGGATTTAGCTCTCAATATCAAGATATATGGTCTCAGGTAGAAGATGGAAATATAACCTCTATAATATTAAAAAATAAGTCAACACTTATAATTTATAGTTTTAAAAATAATTTTAATATAGGAGAAATGAAGAATCATATAAAAGATTTAGATGTAGAAAGCATAAGTGGAAAAAAATGTGTAATAGATAGACTAATAAGTAAATACAAAGATTTTTATGAAAAACTAGATAATAAATTTTGTGTATTAAAAGAAATAAAAGAAATAGATTTTTCCAACATGAAGGAGTATAAAATAGAAAATGCTCAGGAAAAAGATATTGATGAAATAGGAAAACTTTTAAATAGGTCAGACTATAAAGTAAGTAAAAATTACATAGAAGAAAGGAAAGAACATTTAAAAGAGGGAAATGTAAGAGCATATTTTATTAGAAATGATGATACTATGATTAGCACTGTGTCAACTGGTATGGAAACTAGTTTTTTGGCAATGGTGGTCTCTGTAAGTACAGATAAAAGATATAGGGGAAAAGGACTTGCAAGTTATATGGTTTACAATTTGAGTAAAGAATTATTGTTGGAAGGAAAAGTTCCATGTCTTTTTTATAATAATGATGTAGCAGGTAAAATATATCATAATATAGGATACAAAGAGATAAATGAATGGACAATTCTTTTTAAATAG
- the pdaA gene encoding delta-lactam-biosynthetic de-N-acetylase: MKKDSLKKYIMIGAFALVLFGIASINFKSLDKTKTQISSPTLDTHEYDWYFNPREDGKQPSPIKEADFFKKYGAYYVGNPNEKVIYLSFDAGYESGNTPKLLDTLKKHNAKAQFFVVESYIKSNPELIKRMEKEGHLVCNHSKSHPSMAGITDFEKFKEEITSVEKAYKDVTGKEMPKYFRPPMGKFSEQSLKYTQDLGYKSIFWSFAYVDWYEKKQPTHEFAKNKIYSRTHPGAIVLLHPNSSTNTEILDEVLTHWEKEGYKLKTLDYLNNKK; encoded by the coding sequence GTGAAAAAAGATAGCCTAAAAAAATACATTATGATAGGAGCATTTGCTCTAGTACTTTTTGGAATTGCTAGTATAAATTTTAAATCATTAGATAAAACAAAAACTCAAATTTCTAGTCCAACACTCGACACACATGAATATGATTGGTATTTTAACCCTAGGGAGGATGGTAAACAGCCATCACCTATAAAAGAAGCTGATTTTTTTAAAAAATACGGAGCTTATTATGTAGGAAATCCCAATGAAAAAGTTATATATCTATCATTTGATGCTGGATATGAAAGTGGAAACACTCCAAAATTATTAGATACGCTTAAAAAACACAATGCTAAAGCTCAATTTTTCGTAGTTGAAAGTTATATAAAAAGCAATCCAGAGTTAATAAAGCGTATGGAAAAAGAAGGACATTTAGTTTGTAATCATTCAAAAAGCCATCCATCAATGGCAGGTATTACAGATTTTGAAAAATTCAAAGAAGAAATTACAAGTGTAGAAAAAGCATACAAAGATGTTACTGGAAAAGAAATGCCTAAGTATTTTAGACCTCCAATGGGTAAATTTAGCGAACAATCTTTAAAATATACACAAGATTTAGGATATAAATCAATATTTTGGAGTTTTGCTTATGTAGATTGGTATGAAAAGAAACAACCTACTCATGAATTTGCCAAAAACAAAATTTATTCAAGAACTCATCCTGGTGCAATAGTTTTACTGCATCCAAATTCATCAACAAATACTGAGATATTAGATGAGGTTCTTACACATTGGGAAAAAGAAGGTTATAAACTTAAAACACTTGATTATTTAAATAATAAAAAATAG